In one Winogradskyella sp. MH6 genomic region, the following are encoded:
- a CDS encoding LamG domain-containing protein yields MQKTLITLILINLLFSCSNDESANNDELNIQLTECIPSGLQGNLIAFYPFNGGSLDDVSNSNDLTNLTSASPTMDRNGNIDCAYKFESNNNEYLTTTNTSFLDNLSEFSISLWFKMDIEPSDYSVLISRDESTLIVYDVFGQWSLGLYDSDFPVFGLHGSSVWDAYNFPGNTIIDFNEWHHLIVTFKVANHELEIYRDGILRDSNTGISNNPNMPTYQDIGDLFIGKFYDGKIDEIAIFNISLNQSQVTEMFEMETCCL; encoded by the coding sequence ATGCAAAAGACTCTAATTACATTAATTTTAATCAATCTACTTTTTTCATGCTCAAATGATGAAAGCGCAAATAATGACGAATTAAACATTCAATTAACTGAATGTATTCCATCTGGACTACAAGGAAATTTAATTGCCTTTTATCCCTTTAATGGTGGAAGTCTCGATGATGTATCTAATTCAAATGATTTAACAAATCTAACTTCAGCTTCACCAACTATGGACAGAAATGGAAATATTGATTGTGCATATAAATTTGAGTCTAATAATAATGAATATCTAACTACAACAAACACCTCTTTTTTAGATAACCTTTCAGAATTTTCAATTTCGCTATGGTTTAAAATGGATATTGAGCCTTCTGACTATAGTGTGCTAATAAGCAGAGATGAAAGTACTTTAATAGTTTATGACGTTTTTGGACAATGGTCACTTGGTTTGTATGATAGTGATTTTCCTGTTTTTGGTTTACATGGTTCGTCAGTATGGGATGCATATAATTTTCCTGGTAATACTATTATAGATTTCAATGAATGGCATCATTTAATAGTTACTTTTAAAGTAGCAAATCATGAACTTGAAATTTATAGAGATGGAATACTTCGTGATTCTAATACAGGTATTTCTAATAACCCAAACATGCCAACTTATCAAGATATAGGCGATTTATTTATCGGGAAATTTTATGATGGTAAAATAGATGAGATAGCTATATTCAATATTTCTCTAAATCAATCACAAGTAACTGAAATGTTTGAAATGGAAACCTGTTGCTTATAA
- a CDS encoding LamG domain-containing protein, producing the protein MKKTLITLILINLLFSCSNDESANNDELNIQLTECIPINLQNSVVAYYPFTNGSINDFSGNSQNLVNNNASSTSDRNGNENCAFEFDFLSGTNENLYTSNTSSLDVLTDFSISLWYQPLQERDAGDYELLIGRGIDFQQWNLGLYDCRKAVFGCISYVWDNDTNFDCGVSDINNEWHHLVATYNYSTSSLALYRNGVLQETINAPNNSNSIQIADLIIGNEYTGKIDDIAIFNISLNQLQVTEMFEMETCCS; encoded by the coding sequence ATGAAAAAGACTCTAATTACATTAATTTTAATCAATCTACTTTTTTCATGCTCAAATGATGAAAGCGCAAATAATGACGAATTAAACATTCAATTAACTGAATGTATTCCTATCAATCTACAAAATTCAGTTGTGGCTTATTATCCTTTTACAAATGGATCTATCAATGATTTTTCTGGGAATAGTCAAAATTTGGTAAATAATAATGCTTCATCAACATCTGATAGGAATGGTAATGAAAATTGTGCTTTTGAGTTCGATTTTTTATCAGGAACAAATGAAAACTTATATACCTCTAACACTTCGTCATTAGATGTATTAACTGATTTTTCAATATCATTATGGTACCAACCATTACAAGAGAGAGATGCTGGAGATTATGAATTACTTATAGGTAGAGGTATTGATTTTCAACAATGGAATTTAGGACTCTATGATTGTCGCAAAGCTGTATTCGGTTGTATAAGTTACGTATGGGACAATGATACGAATTTTGATTGTGGTGTTTCAGATATTAATAATGAATGGCATCATTTGGTAGCTACATATAACTATTCTACAAGTAGTTTAGCGTTATATAGAAATGGAGTTCTTCAAGAAACGATAAATGCGCCTAATAACTCAAATTCAATTCAAATAGCTGATCTTATTATAGGAAATGAGTATACAGGAAAAATAGATGACATAGCTATATTCAATATTTCTCTAAATCAATTACAAGTAACAGAAATGTTTGAAATGGAAACTT